The following is a genomic window from Deltaproteobacteria bacterium.
ACAAAACCCCTTTTTTATGAGGCAGTCATTTAGAAATATTCCGCCTTCCATTGCCTCAATAATATCAAGGAGGGTTATCTTTGAAAGAGACTGGGCAAGCAAAAATCCGCCTCCGGGACCCCTGTACGATTTTATAAAACCCCTCTTTGCCAAGGTTTGTGCCGTCTTCCTGCATAGCCATAAAAACAAGACCCCTTATGGCATATTCTGCGCCTTTGCTTAATCTGAACATAATTATGTTTCTCCTCTATTGTCCCTAAAATATCTTTTTGCTGCTGATGTCTCTCGGTGTTATGCGGCTCTCTTCCCTATACCTGTTTC
Proteins encoded in this region:
- a CDS encoding Rrf2 family transcriptional regulator; the protein is MAKRGFIKSYRGPGGGFLLAQSLSKITLLDIIEAMEGGIFLNDCLIKKGFCPRDEVCPVHDVWKEAQKRFLDYLSSATLDNIAKSGRIKEKK